From a single Osmerus mordax isolate fOsmMor3 chromosome 6, fOsmMor3.pri, whole genome shotgun sequence genomic region:
- the LOC136944783 gene encoding myosin heavy chain, fast skeletal muscle-like produces the protein MSTDAEMAQYGKAAIYLRKPERERIEAQAAPFDSKNACYVPDVKELYLKGLVVKRDGGKCDVKVLMTEEVKTFKEEEVLQMNPPKYDKIEDMAMMTYLSEATVLYNLKERYAAWMIYTYSGLFCATVNPYKWLPVYDMEVVNAYRGKKRMEAPPHIFSVSDNAYQFMLTDKENQSVLITGESGAGKTVNTKRVIQYFATIAVSGGKKEVIPGKMQGSLEDQIIAANPLLESYGNAKTVRNDNSSRFGKFIRIHFHMNGKLASADIETYLLEKSRVSFQLPDERGYHIFYQMMTNHKPELVEMSLITTNPYDYPMISQGQITVASIDDTVELDATDDAIDILGFTGEEKMSIYKFTGAVMHHGNMHFKQKQREEQAEPDGTDVADKIGYLLGLNSAEMLKALCYPRVKVGNEYVTKGQTVPQVTNSVSALAKSIYERMFLWMVVRINQMLDTKQPRNYYIGVLDIAGFEIFDYNSMEQLCINFTNEKLQQFFNHTMFVLEQEEYKKEGIVWAFIDFGMDLAACIELIERPMGIFSILEEECMFPKASDASFKNKLYDQHLGKNIAFEKPKPAKGKAEAHFSLVHYAGTVDYNVTGWLDKNKDPLNDSVLQLYGKSSTKLLATLYVAAPPEDTTKKGGKKKGGSMQTVSSQFRENLGKLMTNLRSTHPHFVRCLIPNESKTPGLMENFLVIHQLRCNGVLEGIRICTKGFPSRILYADFKQRYKVLNAGVIPEGQFMDNKKASEKLLGSIDVNHEEYKFGHTKVFFKAGLLGVLEEMRDEKLASLVTMTQALARGYVMRKEFTKMMERRESVYTIQYNVRSFMNVKHWPWMKVYYKIKPLLQSAETEKELANMKEDYEKCKVNLTKAEARKKELEEKMVSLLQEKNDLALQVASEAEGLNDAEERCEGLIKSKIQLEAKLKETTERLEDEEEINAELTAKKRKLEDECSELKKDIDDLELTLAKVEKEKHATENKVKNLTEEMASQDESVAKLTKEKKALQEAHQQTLDDLQAEEDKVNTLTKAKTKLEQQVDDLEGSLEQEKKLRMDLERGKRKLEGDLKLAQESIMDLENDKQQSDEKIKKKDFETSQLLSKVEDEQSLGAQLQKKIKELQARIEELEEEIEAERAARAKVEKQRADLSRELEEISERLEEAGGATSAQIEMNKKREAEFQKLRRDLEESTLQHESTASALRKKQADSVAELGEQIDNLQRVKQKLEKEKSEYKMEIDDLSSNMEAVAKAKGNLEKMCRTLEDQLSEIKTKNDENVRQVNDISGQRARLLTENGEFGRQLEEKEALVSQLTRGKQAYTQQIEELKRHVEEEVKAKNALAHGVQSARHDCDLLREQFEEEQEAKAELQRGMSKANSEVAQWRTKYETDAIQRTEELEEAKKKLAQRLQEAEETIEATNSKCASLEKTKQRLQGEVEDLMIDVERANGLAANLDKKQRNFDKVLAEWKQKYEEGQAELEGAQKEARSLSTELFKMKNSYEEALDQLETLKRENKNLQQEISDLTEQIGETGKSIHELEKARKTVETEKSEIQTALEEAEGTLEHEESKILRVQLELNQIKGEVDRKLAEKDEEMEQIKRNSQRVLDSMQSTLDSEVRSRNDALRIKKKMEGDLNEMEIQLSHANRQAAESQKQLRNVQGQLKDAQLHLDDAVRAADDMKEQAAMVERRNGLMVAEIEELRVGLEQTERGRKVAEQELVDASERVGLLHSQNTSLLNTKKKLETDLIQVQGEVDDIVQEARNAEDKAKKAITDAAMMAEELKKEQDTSSHLERMKKNLEVTVKDLQHRLDEAENLAMKGGKKQLQKLESRVRELETEVEAEQRRGVDAVKGVRKYERRVKELTYQTEEDKKNVTRLQDLVDKLQLKVKAYKRAAEEAEEQSNSHMSKFRKVQHELEEAEERADIAESQVNKLRTKSRDSGKAKEAE, from the exons ATGAGTACGGATGCGGAGATGGCCCAATATGGCAAGGCCGCCATTTACCTTCGTAaacctgagagggagaggattgaGGCCCAGGCTGCACCATTTGATTCTAAGAATGCCTGCTATGTGCCTGATGTCAAGGAGTTGTACCTCAAGGGTCTGGTTGTTAAGAGGGATGGCGGGAAGTGTGATGTGAAAGTCCTTATGACTGAGGAG GTTAAAACCTTCAAAGAAGAGGAAGTCTTGCAGATGAACCCTCCTAAATATGATAAGATTGAGGACATGGCCATGATGACCTACCTCAGTGAAGCTACTGTCCTGTATAACCTCAAAGAGCGTTATGCCGCATGGATGATCTAC ACCTACTCTGGGCTCTTCTGTGCCACGGTGAACCCCTACAAGTGGCTCCCTGTATATGACATGGAAGTGGTCAACGCCTACAGAGGGAAGAAGCGTATGGAGGCTCCACCCCACATCTTCTCCGTCTCTGACAACGCCTATCAGTTCATGTTGACTG ATAAGGAGAACCAGTCAGTCCTAATCAC TGGAGAATCCGGTGCTGGAAAGACTGTAAACACCAAACGTGTCATCCAGTACTTTGCCACAATTGCTGTTTctggagggaagaaggaagTAATACCCGGCAAAATGCAG GGTTCCCTTGAGGATCAGATCATTGCAGCTAACCCTCTACTGGAGTCCTACGGTAATGCCAAGACAGTGAGGAATGACAACTCATCCCGCTTT GGTAAATTCATTAGGATTCACTTCCACATGAATGGAAAACTGGCAAGTGCTGACATTGAGACCT acctgctggagaagtcCAGAGTAAGTTTCCAGCTGCCTGATGAGAGAGGCTATCACATCTTCTACCAGATGATGACCAACCACAAACCTGAGCTTGTTG AAATGTCGCTTATCACCACCAACCCCTATGACTACCCCATGATCAGCCAAGGTCAGATCACTGTGGCCAGTATTGATGACACAGTCGAGCTTGATGCAACAGAT GATGCTATTGACATTTTGGGCTTCACCGGTGAAGAGAAGATGAGCATCTACAAGTTTACCGGTGCTGTCATGCACCATGGCAACATGCACTTCAAGCAGAAGCAGCGTGAGGAGCAGGCTGAGCCAGATGGCACAGATG tGGCTGATAAAATTGGTTACCTTCTGGGTCTGAACTCAGCTGAAATGCTGAAAGCCCTGTGCTACCCCAGAGTGAAGGTCGGCAATGAGTATGTGACCAAGGGTCAGACAGTGCCTCAG GTGACCAATTCAGTGAGTGCTCTGGCCAAGTCCATCTATGAGAGGATGTTCTTGTGGATGGTCGTCCGCATCAACCAGATGTTGGACACCAAGCAGCCAAGGAACTACTACATCGGTGTGCTTGACATTGCTGGTTTTGAGATCTTTGAC TACAACAGCatggagcagctgtgcatcAACTTCACCAATGAGAAACTGCAACAGTTCTTCAACCACACCATGTTCGTCCTGGAGCAAGAGGAGTACAAGAAGGAGGGCATTGTCTGGGCTTTCATTGACTTTGGCATGGACTTGGCGGCCTGCATTGAGCTTATCGAGAGG CCAATGGGCATTTTCTCCATCCTTGAAGAGGAGTGCATGTTCCCCAAGGCTTCAGATGCTTCCTTCAAGAACAAGCTGTATGACCAGCATCTTGGCAAGAACATTGCATTTGAGAAGCCTAAACCAGCAAAGGGCAAGGCCGAGGCCCACTTCTCTCTGGTCCACTATGCTGGTACAGTGGACTACAATGTCACAGGCTGGCTGGACAAGAACAAGGATCCCCTGAACGACTCTGTGCTTCAGCTGTATGGAAAGTCCTCAACCAAACTGTTGGCCACGCTCTATGTTGCTGCTCCACCTGAGG ATACCACAAAGAAAGGAGGCAAGAAGAAGGGAGGTTCCATGCAGACTGTGTCCTCTCAGTTCAGA GAGAACTTGGGCAAGCTGATGACCAACTTGAGGAGCACCCACCCTCATTTTGTGCGTTGTCTGATCCCCAATGAGTCAAAGACTCCAG GTCTCATGGAGAACTTCCTGGTTATCCACCAGCTGAGGTGTAATGGTGTGCTGGAGGGTATTAGGATTTGCACAAAGGGCTTCCCCAGCAGAATCCTCTATGCTGACTTCAAGCAGAG ATACAAAGTATTGAATGCCGGTGTCATCCCCGAAGGCCAGTTCATGGATAACAAGAAGGCTTCTGAGAAGCTGCTTGGGTCAATTGATGTGAACCATGAGGAGTACAAGTTTGGACACACCAAG gtgttcTTCAAAGCTGGTCTGCTTGGTGTccttgaggagatgagagatgagaagctTGCTAGTCTGGTAACCATGACGCAGGCTCTTGCCCGTGGATACGTAATGAGGAAGGAGTTTACCAagatgatggagaggag AGAGTCTGTCTACACCATCCAGTACAATGTCCGCTCATTCATGAATGTGAAACACTGGCCATGGATGAAGGTTTACTACAAGATCAAGCCTCTCCTGCAAAGtgctgagacagagaaggagctggCCAACATGAAAGAGGACTATGAGAAATGTAAAGTTAATCTTACCAAGGCTGAGGCTCgcaagaaggagctggaggagaaaatGGTGTCCCTCCTTCAGGAGAAGAATGACTTGGCTCTCCAAGTTGCATCT GAAGCAGAGGGTCTGAATGATgctgaggagagatgtgagggtcTGATCAAGAGCAAGATCCAGCTGGAGGCTAAACTCAAAGAGACAACAGAAAgactggaggatgaagaggagatcaATGCTGAGCTGACCGccaagaagaggaagctggaggatgagTGCTCTGAGCTGAAGAAGGACATTGATGATCTGGAGCTTACCCTGGccaaagtggagaaggagaaacatGCCACAGAGAACAAG GTTAAAAACCTGACTGAGGAGATGGCATCTCAAGATGAGAGTGTTGCCAAGCTGACCAAGGAGAAGAAAGCCCTGCAAGAGGCCCACCAGCAGACACTGGATGACCTGCAGGCCGAGGAGGACAAAGTCAACACTCTGACCAAGGCCAAGACCAAGCTGGAACAGCAAGTTGATGAT CTTGAAGGTTCTCTGGAGCAAGAGAAGAAGCTCCGTATggacctggagagaggcaagagaaagctggagggagacctgaaacTGGCCCAGGAGTCCATAATGGACCTGGAGAACGACAAGCAGCAGTCTGATGAAAAGATCAAGAA GAAGGACTTTGAGACCAGCCAGCTGCTCAGCAAGGTTGAGGATGAGCAGTCTCTGGGTGCCCAGCTGCAGAAGAAGATCAAGGAGCTCCAG GCTCGTATTGAAGAGCTGGAAGAGGAGATTGAGGCTGAGCGTGCTGCCAGGGCCaaggtggagaagcagagggctgATCTGTCCAGGGAACTTGAGGAGAtcagtgagaggctggaggaggctggaggcgcCACATCTGCTCAGATTGAGATGAACAAGAAGCGAGAGGCTGAGTTCCAGAAGCTGAGACGTGACCTGGAGGAGTCCACCCTGCAACATGAGTCCACAGCCTCAGCCCTGAGGAAGaagcaggctgacagtgtggcagagctgggagagcagaTCGACAACCTTCAGCGTGTCAAACagaagctggagaaagagaagagtgaaTACAAGATGGAGATTGATGACCTTTCTTCTAACATGGAGGCAGTTGCTAAGGCTAAG GGCAATCTGGAGAAGATGTGCCGTACCCTTGAGGACCAGCTCAGTGAGATCAAGACCAAGAACGATGAGAATGTTCGCCAGGTCAATGACATCAGTGGACAGAGAGCGCGACTCCTCACGGAGAACG GTGAGTTTGGTcgccagctggaggagaaggaagcccTGGTGTCCCAGCTGACCAGAGGCAAGCAGGCCTACACCCAGCAGATTGAGGAGCTCAAGAGGCATgttgaggaggaggtcaag GCTAAGAACGCACTGGCCCATGGTGTCCAATCTGCCCGCCACGACTGTGACCTGCTGAGAGAGCAGtttgaggaggaacaggaggccaAGGCAGAGCTACAACGTGGCATGTCCAAGGCTAACTCTGAGGTGGCTCAGTGGAGAACCAAGTATGAAACTGATGCCatccagaggacagaggagctggaagaggccaA AAAGAAGCTGGCTCAGCGTCTCCAGGAAGCTGAGGAGACCATTGAGGCCACCAACTCCAAGTGTGCCTCTCTGGAGAAGACCAagcagaggctgcagggagaggtggaggacctcATGATTGATGTTGAAAGAGCCAATGGCCTGGCTGCAAACCTGGATAAGAAGCAGAGAAACTTTGACAAG GTTCTTGCAGAGTGGAAGCAGAAGTATGAGGAGGgccaggctgagctggagggagcTCAGAAGGAGGCTCGTTCTCTCAGCACAGAGCTCTTTAAGATGAAGAACTCCTATGAGGAGGCTCTTGACCAACTTGAGACtctgaagagagaaaacaagaactTGCAAC AGGAGATCTCTGACCTGACCGAGCAGATCGGAGAGACTGGCAAAAGCATCCATGAGCTGGAGAAGGCCAGGAAGACAGTGGAGACAGAGAAGTCTGAGATCCAGACAgctctggaggaggctgag GGAACACTGGAGCATGAAGAGTCCAAGATTCTGCGTGTGCAGCTGGAGCTGAACCAGATCAAGGGTGAGGTGGACAGAAAGCTggcagagaaggatgaggagatggagcagatcAAAAGGAACAGCCAGAGAGTGCTGGACTCCATGCAGAGCACCCTGGACTCTGAGGTCCGCAGCAGGAATGATGCTCTGAGAAtcaagaagaagatggagggagacctgaatgAGATGGAGATCCAGCTGAGCCATGCTAACCGCCAGGCTGCTGAGTCCCAAAAGCAGCTGAGGAATGTTCAGGGGCAGCTCAAG GATGCCCAGTTGCACCTGGATGATGCTGTCCGGGCCGCAGACGACATGAAGGAACAGGCTGCCATGGTGGAACGTAGAAATGGTCTGATGGTGGCTGAGATTGAAGAGCTGAGAGTGGGtctggagcagacagagagaggccgcaAAGTGGCCgagcaggagctggtggacGCCAGTGAGAGAGTGGGACTGCTGCATTCCCAG AACACCAGCCTGTTGAACACCAAGAAGAAGCTTGAAACCGACCTGATTCaggtgcagggagaggtggacgaCATTGTCCAGGAGGCCAGAAATGCTGAGGACAAGGCCAAGAAGGCCATCACTGAT GCGGCCATGATGGCAgaagagctgaagaaggagcaggacacCAGCTCTCACCttgagaggatgaagaagaatcTTGAAGTGACAGtcaaggacctgcagcaccgTCTGGATGAAGCAGAGAACCTAGCCATGAAGGGTGGCAAGAAGCAGCTCCAGAAACTTGAGTCCAGA GTGCGTGAGCTGGAGACTGAGGTTGAggctgaacagaggagaggtgtaGATGCAGTCAAGGGAGTCCGCAAGTATGAGCGCAGAGTCAAGGAGCTGACATACCAG ACTGAGGAGGATAAGAAGAATGTAACCAGACTTCAGGACCTGGTGGATAAGCTGCAGCTTAAAGTGAAGGCTTACAAGAGAGCGGCTGAGGAGGCG GAGGAGCAGTCCAACTCCCACATGTCCAAGTTCAGGAAGGTTCAgcatgagctggaggaggctgaggagcgtGCCGACATTGCTGAGTCTCAGGTCAACAAGCTCAGAACCAAGAGTCGTGACTCTGGAAAG GCAAAAGAAGCGGAATAG